The Argiope bruennichi chromosome 5, qqArgBrue1.1, whole genome shotgun sequence genome segment gacaaaagttaaaataattttatcgacAACCATGAAACCTAAAAATACCATCTCTCCAAATTATCACCCATTGCTTTCATCGactgttaataataatttcttcgaTGTAACTGATACGTTTTAGAAGACCAGTGCtaatttttactgcaaaatgaAGGCTAACTTAGGGCAAGGAAGTTATGAGAATCCATTTGTTGGTTGAGacttaaattctttctttcaagaTTAAGTAACAATTCAGGGACCTTTAAGGTGGGTAGAATTCTTGTGAGAGATTTCATTTAACAGTTTTATaagagattctttttatttttcttgcaaaatgcGTCATAATTGATTACCAAGGATTCGTCTGAATTACTAAAGAtaacttcataatttaaatactttcatgactattttttattatttggcacGTGGATTAGATGTTGATGGATAAGAAAGCAAGTTCTCATTATTCTGTTCGATAAAGTAATGATGTAAGGTTGAGTTCCTTTTACTCTGAAAATGGAACATAATTCCTACGGTAGAGATTGAGTCACAGCAGGGGTTTACCCTTAAGATTCCACGCTCAATTTCCAAATGTTGTCATTCAACACCTCCGGATGCTGAAGCAGGGTATAGTAAATCTCTTATTGATTACGATTATTTTTAATCTGACATCTctcactaaatattaaaaacgaatGTATAACATAAAGTTAATTATACTGAATTAATTttgttcttgaaattaatttcactACATTACAAAAGTCATCATTATAATCGTGTAATGAGAAGTTATATCTTTGTACTGACCTTTGGATGGAGGCAAAACATAATCAATGTAGCTCTGTGTAATTACAAGGACACTATCCATAGAAGATAAGACGGATTTTACAACGCTTTCACCAAAGATGGCAGTAGCTCGTTTCAAACCAAAATCGGCAGCATATTTtacctaaaacaaaaattctgatttcAGAGACTCTGATTAAGATTAGATTCTGAAGCAGAAGACggtattaaatgaatttcatttaaaactcaaGAAAACAACTTTTGgaatccttaaattttttttttaattaataaagatttttctatttttgttgaaattattgtcAAATTATTTTGACCTTACCTTATCATTTCCATACTTTTTGATATCTTCAATCCTTGAATTTACTGTGCTCACATATAATTTTCTGGTATCTCCGATAATCTGTAAATGAatgataagtttttattattttttgttaaagataattttcaggtgttttatttcaaaaattgactgCATAAactggttatttttttcttataaattagtaatatttatgcAATCATTGCATTGAATCTCATTTATATAgtgcaaataaaagaatttaagacAATCATCCCATCaggttttataatatatatcaatgaATACGAAGATAAATTTAAGGTTATTTAGctcatattataattattcattcatagCATTAGGTTCAGCTATGCAATTACGGACattcatacatttaattataaaaaatagttaatcattcttgaaatttttatatacgaaGAATTTTGAAGTCCCAAAGTATGAAGGAAGTTTATTTGATTGcaattttggggggggggggggggtgtagtaatctaaaattctaattctttttttttaaatctcatcatatttaaaattgcaagcCCTTTaacttttgcattaaattatcattaactgGTACATCAtttctaatcttttttaaaataataattcgacGGAAATTTTTTAAcgagttaatattttataagataatattaagatataaataatgtcatcgaattttaaatcaaagatgAAAGatagaatattcttaatttttcctACTGATATTTTTACCGTTTATGAATTTTATCTCTACTCTAAATCAGTTTAAACGCTTCTAGTGCCAAGAGCTCCGATTTACTTAACAACATGGGctcttaatttttccaaaatctttCGGTGTATAATTCAGTTTcattcctgaaaaaaaatcagGACTGTGTGTTATAAATTGCAGTGTATTAAGAAGTAAAGGgaataaatacacaattttcattaattgaattagACGTATTTTTAAGTACTCTAAAAACAAGCTTTTTATCAAATGCAGTAGTCGCAGAAGTTTAAGGAATAAGGAACTGACTAAGATGTCCGACATTATCTGATCCTGATTCGAAATTCCTAGATCCACCCCGAATTTGCCCTTCAGGAACTTTGAAACGAAGAGTAAATATAAGTAAACCTAAAGCTGCCAACCATAAAGCatctaaagaatatttaaatccaTTCTGGCTTAAGCAAAAAGATATTTCCCATTCCATAATCATGCTCGATTATGGAATCGATTCATCAAAAATTGTGGGTTCATCCACTCCAGGCAACCACAAAATAACGCCAATTTgtcaatttttagttatttcagttatattttaaacagttaagTGCGTTCGATGTGTATACACGTCAATCCAAATCTTAATTTTGATGCGGtcgatatgtatttttttatttaatataaatgtaatcttattcgtttaattatgatttttttcccttgcaaaatttattatgcaacTATTTGAATACGTTCGACAAGTATATGCGTCATcgcttgaatttaaaaaagggtgcttgagaagtttttaaaagaaaattccatagttaattaattaaaaaaaaggattatattaCTGATTATAATTGGGTTAAACAAATGAGTATTTAATGGGGttgtgtttaataataattagaaaattttaattgtaaaaaatcattattacaaaaaaccaatttttgaaacaaattcttattcttatgaaacacattattataaaattcaagtcAGGAATAATCAAATGTTATGGTTTGTCAAATAAATGCACAATCAAATAAACAGCAATGGGCTAATATCTCAGCTACATTACTATTCccctattatattattttttctgaattaaaattttaagatttttgtttttagttttatttggaAAAGGAGTTATGGGATACGGATGTGACAGcaccgattttttttcttaaaatcatttaaaatattcataagaaagGGAAAGAACTACAAACATTATACAtcatttctgaataataaatgaCCCTTTATTAGGAATTTAATAGatgtttcaaaacataattatGTCTGCTTTAAAAAATGACCTAGATTCAGCAAAACAACAATAAACCGTGTAATAAATCCGTTTcgcaaaattaaaacataatattttcaaataaatgacgAGAGAGAATGTCATATACCTTTCACTGACTTATCTTATGTATGGAAGGGGGGGGGAATGAGACGCAACGACAAGACAAAAGACGACAAAGGAAGATTGGATGTCAAAAAGCAGTGTGTAAATAAGCCTTCCGAGTGCAGATTCGTTTTGATGACCTTTATTCTTCGAACATTGACTTAAAACATTTACACGTGTACGATCTTTATCCTCTCCTCGAAGTAACGCGCTGAAAGGAAGCACAGACAAAAACTGATAacgactttaaaaataattgtatttttagagCAGTTTATGTACTTGGATGATTAATCTATTCAAAGTCTACTATCCTTGAAAGTTCGATgtcataaatttacaaaaagtgATAGAGCAGTGAAAGACGTTTGTTGTCATACAATGCTCTCTACATTACTAGTATTGAGCACAATCTGCTTTTAATTcgagcttttttaaaataatctttcaaattattttccactgcaattatatttccttttgttttagaaagacaaaagtaatacttatgtacattttctttgttttgataaagagaaaaaaatatttgtcaaatccTTTATTGAATGCTAACCCACTTTGTGAACCAGCTAGTTCGGCAGGAATATTTCATATGTTAAATGTgagttaaatctcttatgcagaacttgatgttcatgatttacacaaaaatgtaattttttatcattaaactaTGATaaacattaaagccgtgttattttaatagctgtATATGAATCTACCAAACGGATTCAAGTCCCTCGAGTCGCAGTGCCATTAAGAACATATTTTTCGGGATAGcctattttcaaattgaaatgcaTTGTCTTTCATGGTGctgtaattttactttcttattctacaaataaaatgaatatataataaacagaGTCTTACTTTATTAGCTTTCGACAAtggaaaaatttactaatatttgaaaaaaaaatgaaaatatagttccattttttacaattattagaataaaaatgaaaaatattaaaatttaaaagaaaaaacgcTTTTAAATCTGTTTCGTCACATCAGTTTTTCTCCTAAAAAGCTTAATAATaccatataaaaaaaacctttctatCTTTTCTgttagtaatatttcaaaaattggcTGGAAGTTTTATCAAATGTTTATGATTCTattattttaacagtaaaaaagACATGAATGTGTATTCTACTCTTTTATTAACTATCAGTTAAAATAGgtatatagttataaaaaattaagcatcaaataatttgttacttcttaatttttaccATGCAAAGGAAAGCACATTTTCTTTAAACACGATGGTATCGAACggtactataaaaaattataattcataaatctccctttttgaatatattctttGAGGATATATGTACGTTTTATCTTTCGGGCTTGTATGTCAGACGGaaacacaaatttttttagtaaattcagaaaatttttaattactttttaaattttaaatatagtgaaCAACAATGAAAAAGtactacttatttaaaatttacatttgttttacaaacttttttcatCAAACTTTATAAAGTTTGAGGAAAAATAAGAACAATGGACTAATCCTAAAGCTTTCAGCTCCTTACTAGGTCAAGCGGTAATCaagattaaagtatttttaacttttgatgaAGAAAAACGATTACGAATTCTTATCAAAAGCACATGACAATTCACCGAATTCAGCAACaactgtatttgaaacaaatcaacaattttttttccatttcgagATACTATCGTCTCATATTTCAGCCacctttcaaaaaaataatcatttctgaTTCGCTTGagattatatattgaaaattttttttaagataggTCCAACATAGTGGAATCAAATCCATTAtcagaaagcaaaacaaaaaaaacaaaaaaagtaaggCTCTGCGAAATTTTAAGATTACTACTAAGATATGAGAATAGAAATGCTTCGCTCTATAAAAACTCAAGTACCATTTTTGTCGCTagttatattaaatagaaatcagTTGCCTGTAGATAACTTTTTGAATCCTATCTGCTAATAACTTTTAGGTGTACATATTTCATGACTCAGATCATTATTTAAATAGAGATGATAAAGCAAcggatattttttcataaaactccTGTACATTTATGACAATGAATTGTATTGTACTATTGTATTGTGTCTTcatttttgatgtaataaatttttaaaaaaaggaatatatttgaTAACATACCAATCTTGTCAAATGTAATGGTTagtcaaaatgaaatgaaaaaaaaatatttatttctttaagaatatacattttattcctttttgctATGAAAgacataagatatttttttctcatcatcatcataataataataatgtaaaaagttCACCTGTAAAAACGTTTTTTCTAGCCACATTTTTTGGAgttgttatatttaattgttgatgTTATGAGTATTGACCCTTTTATTCCTGATCAGTAAACTGAAAATCAATAATAACGGCATTTATTTGgggattttttttgattaaaatacttcatttctgTTGCTTTTCATAATTGTAtgttatgattaaataatttaagttcgATACCgtatcacatatttttttcataaaatattttctttcgctCATTACGGTaatgaaatgtacaaaaataaaagtagaaatgcTAGAGAAAAaccagcatttaaaaaatattagtattacaATTTGtaacccccccccctaaaaaatcTTCCTTACAACAAAATGCttctgatttatatattttgaactatAGATATTTTCTTGTGGTagtaataagttaaaataaagtttacaaccTGGTAGcacaattgttttaatatttatgaatgaacTTACTTCGTCTGCTGGTTTCTTAATGAAGGGGACTTTTTCTTCTAGCGTGCCGAGACCTTTGCAAGCGAGCTCATCGACAACTTGAACTGAAAGAGGAAACAGACATTTACTTCcaccaaaagaaagaaaagccGAACGTAAATCAAgacttttttctttacttttttttttttttttgaatgatatgaatgtttttttcaattttacaaattcgaacacacacacacacaaacacacacatgtgtgtgtgtgtgtgtcagatGGCTGTGTGTATTAATATAAGTAGAATCTTTTGTGATGTAATAGCAAGTTCCATTTTAATTAGTGGAATTAAATTCGGACCTTGAATATAATTTATCTCGTAGATTTCAAAAGAgatttcacaaattttgaatgagaCGACGAGCCTTAACTTATTACATAGATTTTAAAAGAGATTTCATAGGATTTGAAAAAGAAGAGCCTTTAGTTGCTTTAATATCACAAAagcagcatattttaaaattggactttagaaatatttgaatttaaaataaagtttattcttcaaatatttaaatctctgATTCACTAtgcttgaaattttcttttctacactgtaaatatattgattattggaaaaatatatttcttagaaatttgcAGAAAGCCACAATATTCAAGAACAGTCccgtgattaaaaaaatattgctaatacagaaaagataattattttataaatgaatctgAAATGGACATCCCTATGTAAATAGTTTCATTAATTCAAacaatacaaaagtaataaaaatttgtgaacagctaattttaattttgaagaataatcccgaaatttgattaatttaattcagtAAGATTACGATTTCTTTcaagaatatgaatttttgtatgaaatttgttttgcaaaattaaaGTCGCTGAATTGTCTAGTTACTGCCGATGCGTgcataatctaaataaaatgttattttataattaattttcaagtttatttttcatcaaaatagaagacaaaatactttcataaatagtcatatttttcatttaaaataacccATTTTCGACAGTACGTATAGtctttttcataagaatataaaatgcataccacattttacaaatgaaaattggAAGAATATTGGGGAAGAGGAAGAGAaagtatttttcaacaaatacttttaatgaatatGCAACTTACTTTGTTTCTCGAACTTTAAAACAACAGGTTTCGCTTGCCCAGCAACAAACGTCGCCGTCTTCTCAGCATTTGTGAGAGTGAAATTGACCAGTCGGTTGGACTCTTTGATGTGGCTGTAGGTATTAGTGGCATAGTCCAGCGCTTTGTGGACTATCGGGAGTTTCACTACGCGCTCCACGAAATTGCTCTTCAACGGGGTATCACCTTCTCCACGGGCCATTTTGGTTGAATGTCTTCTTTTCTTGgatctaatttcaaaaaagaaaagcgaaaactcagtttgaaaattttgcattgatgctgcaggtaattttttttgctatcataattttttaattaacatttagcATAAATAACTACTAGACTAAATAACTAAAAACTAGTCACTGGAAGAAAGAAACATGTACTACTATTCCAATTTTCATTGCAGTTCGCAAAGTAGCATAGATTTATAtcatgatttataataataaatagcttttactgttattataatgaaaaacataCGCGGCTAAGTAAAAATTCTCCTAATGCTACTTTACTTTGTTGCTATCCTATCTTTAATTCATATAATGTAGCAACCAAAAAGATGGACAGATACCGAAATCTCTGCTGTAACTCTAccaatttgtatttttaaggaCTGGTTTATGTCCGACAAAATGTAAATGTCAGTCAATTATTTTAAGGCAATTTATTACTCGAATGCGAAAAACAATACCAAATATCTTTAATGCCAAAAAAATAGCGAGTTTACTTTTGCGATTTGATGAATGAGTTAAGACGTTGTAATGACCAAGTGTTCATCATACCAAATACTTGCAGGATAGCCATGGcttcattatttgtttatttaaaaaataaatgcatcccAAATTTACAAAATAGATGCCTCATATTCAtcataaaatcttcaaaatcttaaaaataattaggtaTTTTATGTAATGTGATTATTTAAAGTTGTGTTCTTACTGGATTCATGTTAAATCCTCTTTAAAATACTTGTGAACTCTTATATTTGACTTCAGCAAAGAAAAGTTGTGGAAAACTGCTAATTATGAAAATGTAGAGCagaaatttccagaaaattaagaaagcaaaattaacaaagcatttattttgtATGCTAGcgtaattaatgtatttttctacAGTGGCTCACATTCGAAATTAAAACGCAAAATTCTTTTGCGAAAAACTACAAATGAGTTTGATATAAATGAACACATTTCAAAACGTGGGAAAATTAAattcggaaaattcattaatcgatcgaaatttattacaaatcaaGGTTATAATTGCTAATATTATCGGAATTCACTTAAAACTTAAACTACTAAACCTTCAAATGCTCAGCTTataacagtaaaattaaattctgttttagactttgtgtaattattattatattttatgaaaaaaaaacattagtttattttatcaacattagttcaatttcaaaaaagaattaaaaaaaacatataaaaaatttccgGCAATCAGAcaacttaattaatttacagCCTTGGCTGTATTTACACTTTTCATGccctttttaaattatacaacaaATCATTTCCACTCAATTAACAAAACAACATTTTCTTGGTAACATGCTGAACataagaaatacaaaatgaaatgaaacataagaaatacaaatatataaaaaaaactgagtcagaatagaaataaaaatctgacaaAAAATTTTCACGCACAatagtaataagaaaaataaaaaattgacaaaaaaattcattcctgATTCATTGGAATGAACTCGCAGctacatttaatcaaaatttgaaaatttataaacgaAAAGACTGATATgacatatcaataataataaaaaaatattgcaatcgatGCAATTAGATTTCTGtgacaatttatttctttaagttaagaacacaattcaatttaaaataattaaacatgtttCTTGAAGAAGTTTCCAATATTTACAAGATGGTTTCCAAACAATTCAATGCATTTCATTATGCATTatgattgcaaaaaaatattaagaaggaaaatgttatattaagaaatgtaattaacaaaaatttataaattatcaatggaatttaaaaataaattgtcagaTGTGTGTAAAAAAATCAGCTgagtaaattattttctcatgtaAGCAAAAGTATACATACAAATACTTTTCAAGAATAAGAGGATagtttgaagtaaaaaaaaatatacatttcatcctttcatttaaaataaatatcagttcTTTTGTTAATTGATTTTAAGAATGAAGAAAGTAGCAAGTTGTAAGTTGTTTAAAAGTACACTATTATTCCATTGCTTATAAAATTCTTTCCGTTTTCACTTatggttttcaaaataattcttatagaaatttattggactcattttactgaaataaaaataattcttgtttgtgggaaatcaattttatttaaatattattcataccaTCTCATTTACCATAATTCccatgtcattttttaaaatactttttaaaaaacttatcatATTggtaaaatcaatgaaaattaaagcatactatttcattaaaattaaatttaacaaaactagTTAGGGtgctattttttttgtttacagcaATTAAGCTAAATATTTTAGCTTCGTAactatatttcatcttttaagaaataaatacctATAAtagcatcaattttttaattaa includes the following:
- the LOC129969317 gene encoding perilipin-1-like isoform X3, encoding MLRLHRSKKRRHSTKMARGEGDTPLKSNFVERVVKLPIVHKALDYATNTYSHIKESNRLVNFTLTNAEKTATFVAGQAKPVVLKFEKQIQVVDELACKGLGTLEEKVPFIKKPADEIIGDTRKLYVSTVNSRIEDIKKYGNDKVKYAADFGLKRATAIFGESVVKSVLSSMDSVLVITQSYIDYVLPPSKDENQSNGTKEEKEKPSMLVRVTRLSNVLRRRAYRAILIQSENIQEKAFDLFLIYPIRLIEISKTNVDAAIAYANKLWVAIWQQKVPEADEAEKNRIEQQLLHLARLVSKQVASTYTSFSQTPTQADGKSDTQELVRYIEAPSSRCRSGSKKWDSIGFGNGKVDSSAPAYVLIWISVLA